The following are from one region of the Cytobacillus firmus genome:
- a CDS encoding TrkH family potassium uptake protein — MWKDIRNWLDKLTPAQVISGYYLLAVSVSVLLLRIPAVHKPGVEVSFIDTVFTAVSAVSVTGLTVVNISETYSVFGYFVIMFILQFGGIGIMALGTFFWLLLGRRIGLRGRRLIMVDHNQYALSGLVHLVKEIIKIILVIETLGALILGFHFLKYYPSWDEAFLHALFTSVSATTNGGMDITGASLKPFAGDYFVQLINVILITLGAIGFPVLIELKEYLFRNKWNQEQSFRFSLFAKLTTVTYAALLVFGTVILLVMEFNQYFKDMNWHESFFYAFFQSATTRSGGLSTMDVNEFTMPTLIIMSILMFIGASPSSVGGGIRTTTFAVNILFIYHFAKGNRDIKIFKREIHEDDVLKSLAITLLAIGMCFFSVVILSITEKQLELIEIIFEVCSAFGTTGLSLGITPELSIIGKCIIMALMFIGRIGLTSFLFIIGGKEKKPNYHYPKERVIIG, encoded by the coding sequence ATGTGGAAGGACATAAGAAATTGGCTGGATAAACTAACACCTGCCCAAGTAATATCCGGATATTATTTATTGGCAGTATCCGTATCGGTACTTTTATTAAGGATACCGGCTGTACATAAGCCGGGAGTGGAGGTTTCATTTATTGATACGGTCTTCACTGCTGTAAGTGCAGTCAGTGTTACCGGTCTGACAGTGGTGAATATATCAGAAACTTATAGTGTTTTTGGTTATTTTGTCATAATGTTCATACTTCAGTTTGGCGGAATAGGGATCATGGCGCTGGGCACCTTCTTTTGGCTCCTGCTGGGCCGCAGGATCGGATTAAGGGGACGCCGCCTTATTATGGTGGATCATAATCAGTATGCCTTGTCAGGGCTTGTGCATTTAGTAAAAGAAATTATTAAAATAATATTGGTGATTGAAACCCTTGGTGCACTCATATTGGGCTTTCATTTTCTTAAATATTATCCTTCGTGGGATGAGGCATTTCTGCATGCGCTGTTCACATCTGTCAGTGCCACAACTAACGGAGGCATGGATATAACAGGAGCATCTCTCAAACCATTTGCCGGCGATTATTTCGTGCAGCTTATCAATGTTATCCTGATTACTTTAGGAGCTATAGGCTTTCCTGTTCTTATCGAATTAAAAGAATATCTATTCCGCAATAAATGGAATCAGGAACAGTCTTTCAGATTTTCTTTATTTGCCAAACTGACAACTGTTACATATGCAGCTCTTCTTGTATTTGGAACTGTTATTTTGCTTGTTATGGAATTCAATCAATATTTTAAGGATATGAACTGGCATGAAAGCTTTTTTTATGCATTCTTCCAATCCGCTACCACCCGGAGCGGCGGTTTATCAACCATGGATGTAAATGAGTTTACAATGCCCACACTCATTATAATGAGTATTTTAATGTTCATCGGGGCGTCTCCAAGCTCTGTCGGAGGGGGCATAAGGACAACGACTTTTGCGGTTAATATCCTTTTCATCTATCATTTTGCAAAAGGAAATCGGGATATAAAGATATTTAAAAGGGAAATTCATGAAGATGATGTACTGAAATCCCTTGCTATCACGCTGCTTGCTATAGGAATGTGTTTTTTCTCTGTAGTCATTTTAAGCATTACAGAAAAGCAGCTTGAGCTCATTGAAATTATCTTTGAGGTTTGCTCAGCTTTTGGGACCACAGGATTATCATTAGGAATTACACCTGAATTGTCCATTATCGGGAAATGCATCATAATGGCCTTAATGTTTATTGGAAGAATCGGTTTAACTTCTTTCTTATTCATAATAGGCGGCAAAGAGAAAAAGCCAAATTACCATTATCCAAAAGAGCGAGTTATCATTGGCTAA
- a CDS encoding LutB/LldF family L-lactate oxidation iron-sulfur protein, translating into MAMKIGTNDFKDRVDSGISNSFMRGAVSGAQERLQTRRLDAAAELGNWEDWRSLSEEIRQHVLENLDFYLYQLSENVAKRGGHVYFAETAEEASAYIREVIEKKNARKVVKSKSMVTEEIHLNATLEEAGCQVIETDLGEYILQVDDHDPPSHIVAPALHKNKEQIRDVFAEKLSYQNTEKPEELAWHAREMLRHEYLTADVGITGCNFAVAETGSITLVTNEGNADLVTALPKTQITVMGMERLVPTYEEMEVLVSMLTRSAVGQKLTSYITVLTGPKEELDVDGPEEFHLVIVDNGRSSILGGEFQSILQCIRCAACVNVCPVYRHVGGHSYGSIYSGPIGAVLSPLLGGYDDYKELPYASTLCGACTEACPVKIPLHELLHKHRQVIVEKEGKAPISEKMTMKAFGLGAASPSLYKLGSKLAPTAMNPFTSGDKITKGPGPLKAWTEIRDFPAPNKERFRDWFKNRPKGGEQQ; encoded by the coding sequence ATGGCTATGAAAATAGGAACAAACGACTTTAAGGATCGTGTAGATTCCGGAATAAGCAATTCCTTTATGAGAGGGGCAGTGTCAGGTGCACAGGAAAGGCTTCAGACCAGAAGGCTTGATGCTGCCGCAGAACTTGGGAATTGGGAAGATTGGCGTTCGCTATCAGAAGAAATTCGCCAGCATGTTCTTGAAAATCTTGATTTTTACTTATACCAGCTCAGCGAAAATGTAGCTAAAAGGGGAGGGCACGTTTACTTTGCTGAAACTGCTGAAGAGGCCTCTGCTTATATACGTGAAGTAATTGAAAAGAAAAATGCAAGAAAAGTGGTTAAATCAAAATCAATGGTAACCGAAGAGATCCATTTAAACGCCACATTGGAAGAGGCGGGGTGCCAGGTCATTGAAACAGATTTGGGAGAATATATCCTCCAGGTGGACGACCATGACCCGCCATCACATATAGTGGCACCTGCCCTTCATAAGAATAAAGAGCAGATTCGGGATGTATTTGCAGAAAAACTAAGCTATCAGAACACAGAAAAGCCGGAAGAGCTTGCATGGCATGCGAGAGAAATGCTTCGCCACGAATACTTAACTGCCGATGTAGGCATTACGGGCTGCAACTTCGCAGTTGCGGAAACCGGTTCAATCACATTAGTGACGAATGAAGGAAATGCAGATCTTGTCACAGCCTTGCCTAAGACACAAATTACGGTAATGGGCATGGAAAGGCTGGTCCCGACTTACGAGGAAATGGAAGTTCTGGTCAGTATGCTGACCAGGAGCGCGGTTGGGCAAAAGCTAACGAGTTATATTACTGTTTTGACTGGTCCAAAAGAAGAACTTGATGTTGATGGACCCGAGGAATTCCATCTCGTCATTGTGGACAATGGCCGCTCATCGATATTAGGAGGGGAGTTTCAATCCATACTGCAATGTATCCGCTGCGCTGCTTGTGTGAATGTTTGTCCCGTATACAGGCATGTTGGAGGCCATTCCTACGGATCAATTTATTCAGGCCCGATCGGAGCGGTTCTGTCACCTCTTTTAGGCGGCTATGATGATTATAAAGAATTGCCTTATGCATCAACCCTTTGCGGGGCCTGTACAGAAGCTTGTCCAGTCAAAATCCCTCTGCATGAGCTGCTTCACAAACACCGGCAGGTAATTGTCGAAAAAGAAGGAAAGGCTCCTATATCGGAAAAGATGACCATGAAGGCTTTTGGACTGGGGGCCGCTTCACCTTCCCTTTATAAACTGGGGTCAAAGCTGGCACCCACAGCCATGAATCCATTTACATCAGGCGACAAGATTACCAAGGGACCCGGGCCTTTAAAGGCCTGGACAGAAATCAGGGATTTTCCGGCTCCTAATAAAGAAAGATTTCGTGATTGGTTCAAAAACCGGCCAAAAGGAGGCGAACAGCAGTGA
- a CDS encoding B12-binding domain-containing radical SAM protein: MKVIASTLNAKYIHTNIAIRYLKAYAQPDFDVELAEYTIKDPIMNIVTDLIRKKPDVIGFSCYIWNIEETIKVIKMIKKIDSSIHIVVGGPEVTYDVADWMKNVNEFDYIVIGEGEETFKQLLTELNSTMNMENVHGLAFRENGQVRINPQRNKLDLRDLPSPFRFEEDIPHLSKRVTYIETSRGCPFSCQFCLSSIEVGVRYFDREKIKDDIRYLMKNGAKTLKFVDRTFNISRSYALEMFQFLIDEHLPGTVFQFEITADIMRPEVIEFLNKEAPRGLFRFEIGVQSTNDYTNELVMRKQNFDKLCRTVTMVKDGGKIDQHLDLIAGLPEEDYNSFKRTFNDVFAMRPEELQLGFLKMLRGTGLRLRAEDHQYIYMDHSPYEILGNNVLSFDDIIRIKQVEDVLEKYWNDHRMDATVEYLVTKVFPTPFDFFQEFGSYWEQKGWSRIGHQLEDLFKRLFEFLQTKEIADLDIAEGLMKFDYISKQKYKPRKPWWQPSFEKSERSKLYQSLLENPNQLGESFLSLQLNEKEIYKHTLSERLSYDIERYINEGIIEKKDSFLLAYFDSGSETVSIFSGPLQ, encoded by the coding sequence ATGAAAGTTATCGCCAGTACGCTTAACGCTAAATATATTCATACAAATATAGCGATCCGCTATTTAAAAGCATATGCTCAGCCTGATTTCGATGTGGAATTAGCCGAATATACTATTAAAGATCCAATAATGAATATTGTTACAGACCTGATCCGCAAAAAACCTGATGTGATCGGATTCAGCTGTTATATTTGGAATATCGAAGAGACCATCAAGGTCATTAAGATGATTAAAAAGATAGATTCCTCCATTCATATTGTAGTCGGAGGGCCAGAAGTGACATATGATGTTGCAGATTGGATGAAGAATGTAAATGAATTTGATTACATTGTCATCGGGGAAGGTGAGGAAACCTTCAAACAGCTGCTGACGGAGCTGAACAGCACCATGAATATGGAAAATGTGCATGGTCTTGCTTTCAGGGAAAACGGCCAGGTTCGCATTAATCCACAGCGGAATAAGCTGGACTTGCGCGATCTTCCCTCACCGTTCCGCTTTGAAGAAGATATTCCTCATCTTTCAAAGCGGGTCACATATATAGAAACCAGCCGGGGGTGCCCTTTCAGCTGCCAATTTTGCCTTTCTTCCATTGAAGTAGGTGTGCGTTACTTTGACAGGGAAAAAATCAAGGACGATATCCGGTATTTAATGAAGAATGGTGCAAAAACCCTTAAATTTGTGGACCGCACATTCAACATTAGCCGCAGCTATGCCTTGGAAATGTTCCAATTTTTGATCGATGAACATCTGCCGGGAACTGTCTTTCAATTTGAGATCACTGCAGATATCATGAGACCTGAGGTAATTGAATTTCTGAATAAGGAAGCACCACGAGGATTATTCCGATTTGAAATTGGCGTACAGTCGACAAACGACTATACAAATGAATTGGTCATGAGGAAGCAGAATTTTGACAAGCTTTGCCGAACAGTCACAATGGTAAAGGATGGAGGAAAAATCGATCAGCATCTCGACTTAATTGCCGGCCTGCCTGAGGAAGATTATAATTCATTCAAACGAACATTTAATGATGTATTTGCCATGCGGCCGGAAGAGCTCCAGCTCGGCTTCTTAAAAATGCTGAGAGGCACCGGACTTCGCTTAAGAGCAGAAGATCATCAATATATTTATATGGACCATTCACCATATGAAATATTAGGAAATAATGTTCTGTCCTTCGATGACATTATTCGCATAAAACAGGTCGAAGATGTGTTAGAGAAATATTGGAATGACCATAGAATGGATGCAACTGTTGAATATTTGGTTACAAAAGTATTTCCGACCCCCTTCGATTTCTTCCAGGAATTCGGCAGCTATTGGGAGCAAAAAGGCTGGTCCCGAATCGGGCATCAGCTTGAGGATTTATTCAAACGCCTGTTTGAATTCCTTCAAACAAAAGAAATTGCTGATCTGGATATAGCTGAAGGACTAATGAAGTTTGACTATATTTCAAAACAAAAATATAAGCCCAGAAAACCATGGTGGCAGCCAAGCTTTGAGAAATCCGAAAGATCAAAGCTTTACCAGTCTCTGCTTGAAAACCCAAATCAGCTGGGAGAAAGCTTCTTAAGCCTTCAGTTGAATGAAAAAGAAATATACAAACATACCTTAAGTGAAAGATTATCCTATGATATCGAAAGGTATATTAACGAGGGAATAATTGAAAAGAAAGACTCTTTTCTTCTTGCCTATTTCGATTCAGGCTCTGAAACAGTCTCTATCTTTTCCGGGCCTTTACAATAA
- a CDS encoding (Fe-S)-binding protein, producing MKVSLFATCLVDMFQGNAGKAAVELLERLGCEIDFPESQVCCGQPAYNSGYVKESKEAMKRMITAFEHAEYVVSPSGSCAYMFHEYPHVFKGDSVWEPKAKKLAEKTYELTQFIVEVLNVDDVGAKLNGKATYHKSCHMTRLLGVKEAPMRLLKNVKGLEFEELPGKEQCCGFGGTFSVKMAQISEQMVDEKVGHIEETEAEILIGADAGCLMNIGGRIGRQGKPIRVMHIAEVLNCR from the coding sequence ATGAAGGTAAGTCTATTTGCAACATGTCTTGTAGATATGTTTCAGGGAAATGCAGGCAAAGCAGCTGTTGAACTGCTGGAGCGTCTGGGGTGTGAAATAGATTTTCCGGAATCACAGGTCTGCTGCGGCCAGCCTGCCTATAACAGCGGCTATGTGAAGGAATCGAAGGAAGCCATGAAAAGAATGATCACGGCCTTTGAACATGCAGAATATGTTGTTTCCCCTTCCGGATCCTGTGCCTATATGTTTCATGAGTATCCGCATGTTTTTAAGGGGGACTCTGTGTGGGAGCCCAAGGCAAAAAAGCTTGCAGAAAAAACATACGAACTTACTCAATTTATCGTTGAAGTTCTCAATGTGGACGATGTCGGGGCAAAATTAAATGGGAAGGCCACCTATCATAAATCCTGCCATATGACCAGGCTTCTTGGAGTAAAAGAAGCGCCAATGAGATTATTAAAAAATGTGAAGGGCCTGGAATTCGAAGAGCTTCCTGGCAAAGAGCAATGCTGCGGTTTTGGCGGAACATTCTCCGTGAAAATGGCTCAAATATCGGAACAAATGGTAGATGAGAAGGTTGGGCATATAGAGGAGACTGAAGCGGAAATCCTCATTGGAGCTGACGCAGGATGCCTGATGAATATTGGAGGCAGGATCGGAAGGCAGGGAAAGCCAATAAGGGTTATGCATATTGCCGAAGTGTTGAATTGCCGCTGA
- a CDS encoding DUF3905 domain-containing protein translates to MTNKKKLNKSIGINETLPHQIEAPSFKDTGMKLQPPFKNSFGVTIGDSHYSSNSSPLENWSDETDPAVMAGDEWIHPTNDIGWNTTENKELLESKKPPQAYPFMHPTKDVSRGTD, encoded by the coding sequence ATGACAAATAAAAAGAAGTTAAATAAAAGCATTGGCATTAACGAGACACTTCCACATCAAATTGAAGCTCCCAGCTTTAAAGACACAGGCATGAAGCTTCAGCCTCCTTTCAAAAATTCTTTTGGCGTAACTATTGGGGACAGTCATTATTCCTCAAACAGTTCACCGCTGGAAAACTGGAGTGATGAAACAGACCCTGCAGTTATGGCTGGAGACGAATGGATTCATCCTACAAACGATATCGGCTGGAATACAACGGAAAACAAGGAACTCCTTGAAAGCAAAAAACCGCCTCAAGCCTATCCTTTCATGCATCCGACTAAGGATGTCAGCCGCGGAACAGATTGA